In one Arachis duranensis cultivar V14167 chromosome 9, aradu.V14167.gnm2.J7QH, whole genome shotgun sequence genomic region, the following are encoded:
- the LOC107464260 gene encoding protein ROOT HAIR DEFECTIVE 3 isoform X1, which translates to MANNHCCSTQLIDGDGTFNVTGIESFMKEVKFSECGLSYAVVSIMGPQSSGKSTLLNNLFRTNFREMDAFKGRSQTTKGIWMARCTGIEPCTIVMDLEGTDGRERGEDDTAFEKQSALFALAVSDIVLINMWCHDIGREQAANKPLLKTVFQVMMRLFSPRKTTLLFVIRDKTRTPLENLEPVLREDIQKIWDSVPKPQAHKETPLSEFFNVEVTALSSYEEKEEQFKEQVANLRQRFQHSIAPGGLAGDRRGVVPASGFSFSAQQIWKVIKENKDLDLPAHKVMVATVRCEEIANEKYATFSANEEWCQLEEAVQSGPVQGFGKKLNSLLGACLSEYDLEATYFDEGVRSAKQKQLQEKLLQLVQPSFLSALGHIRSGIVDKFKDVFDKALNRGEGFSLAAKNCIESSMAQFDEACADVVIELADWDTSKVREKLRRDIDAHVASVRDAKLSELTSSYEEKLKEALSGPVEALLDEASGDTWSSIKKLLRRETESAVSGFSAALAGFDMDEDTRQKMISNIADYARGVVEGKARDEAGRVLIRMKDRFTMLFSHDTDSMPRVWTGKEDIRTITKTARSASLKLLSVMAVIRLDDGDTDNIEKTLAIALIDSSSSNVTDRSITTVDPLASSTWEKVPSSKTLITPVQCKSLWRQFKTETEYSVSQAISAQEANKRNNNWLPPPWAILALIILGFNEFMTLLRNPLYLLVIFIGYLLIKALWVQLDITGEFRHGALPGLLSLSTKFVPTVMNLMKKLADEGADNNTRRNPPKGDYKAANDGSAASSSASSNVSVLDNGTKHNRTEYSSSSKFE; encoded by the exons ATGG CTAATAATCATTGCTGTTCAACTCAACTTATTGATGGAGATGGTACATTCAATGTAACTGGGATTGAAAGTTTCATGAAGGAGGTGAAATTTAGTGAATGTGGGCTTTCGTACGCTGTAGTTTCCATTATGGGTCCACAAAGTAGTG GCAAAAGCACGCTGTTAAACAATTTGTTTCGTACCAATTTCCGTGAGATGGATGCTTTTAAGGGAAG GTCTCAAACAACCAAAGGAATCTGGATGGCTAGATGTACTGGGATAGAGCCTTGTACCATTGTGATGGATTTGGAAGGAACAGATGGAAGAGAACGTGGAGAG gATGATACTGCATTTGAAAAGCAGAGTGCTTTATTTGCTCTTGCTGTCTCAGATATAGTGCTAATCAACAT GTGGTGTCATGACATTGGCCGTGAGCAAGCTGCTAATAAGCCACTCTTGAAAACTGTCTTTCAG GTTATGATGAGATTGTTTAGCCCACGCAAAACGACATTGTTGTTTGTCATACGTGACAAAACGCGG ACACCACTTGAAAATTTAGAACCTGTCTTGCGAGAAGATATTCAGAAG ATATGGGACTCGGTTCCTAAACCACAAGCCCACAAGGAAACCCCACTTAGTGAATTTTTTAAT GTTGAAGTTACTGCTCTTTCTAgttatgaagaaaaagaagagcaaTTTAAGGAGCAG GTTGCCAACTTGAGGCAACGATTCCAGCACTCCATCGCTCCTGGTGGGCTTGCAGGGGACAGGCGAGGAGTAGTTCCTGCATCGGGCTTTTCTTTTAGTGCTCAGCAAATCTGGAAAGTCATCAAAGAGAACAAGGACCTTGACCTTCCTGCACATAAG GTAATGGTTGCCACTGTCCGATGTGAAGAAATTGCCAACGAGAAATATGCCACTTTTTCTGCAAATGAG GAATGGTGCCAATTAGAAGAAGCCGTACAATCAGGCCCTGTTCAGGGGTTTGGAAAAAAACTCAATTCACTCCTAGGTGCTTGTTTGTCAGA GTATGATCTTGAAGCCACTTATTTTGATGAAGGTGTGAGATCtgcaaaacaaaaacaactccAAGAAAAATTGTTGCAA CTTGTCCAACCATCGTTCCTTTCTGCGCTGGGACATATAAGATCTGGAATAGTGGATAAATTCAAGGATGTATTTGACAAGGCTTTGAATAGAGGTGAAGGGTTTTCTTTGGCTGCCAAAAACTGCATTGAGTCTTCTATGGCTCAATTTGACGAAGCTTGCGCAG ATGTTGTAATTGAACTAGCAGACTGGGATACATCTAAAGTAAGGGAGAAACTGCGGCGTGACATTGATGCACATGTGGCATCTGTACGTGATGCTAAGCTTTCTGAACTGACTTCATCGTATGAG GAAAAACTTAAAGAAGCCTTGTCTGGACCTGTTGAAGCTCTTTTGGATGAAGCAAGTGGTGATACTTGGTCATCAATAAAGAAACTTCTTAGGCGTGAGACTGAATCAGCTGTCTCAGGGTTCTCTGCTGCACTTGCTGGGTTTGATATGGATGAAGATACGAGACAGAAAATGATTTCGAATATAGCAGATTATGCTAGGGGTGTAGTAGAAGGAAAGGCTAGGGATGAAGCTGGAAGAGTTCTAATCCGGATGAAGGATAG GTTTACGATGTTGTTTAGCCACGACACTGATTCAATGCCTCGTGTATGGACGGGCAAAGAAGATATCCGTACCATCACAAAGACTGCTCGCTCTGCT TCTTTGAAGTTACTGTCTGTCATGGCTGTTATTCGTTTGGATGATGGTGATACTGATAATATTGAGAAAACATTAGCCATTGCATTGATAGATTCATCAAGCAGTAATGTTACTGATAGGAGCATCACAACGGTTGATCCGCTAGCTTCTAGCACATGGGAAAAG GTACCATCCTCTAAGACATTGATTACACCTGTCCAATGCAAATCCTTGTGGAGGCAATTCAAGACAGAGACAGAATACAGTGTCTCTCAGGCCATTTCTGCACAG GAGGCCAACAAGCGTAATAACAACTGGTTACCTCCTCCATGGGCAATACTTGCTTTGATTATTCTTGGATTTAATGAATTTATGACACTCTTAAG AAATCCGTTGTATTTGCTTGTCATCTTTATTGGTTATCTTCTCATCAAAGCCCTATGGGTGCAATTGGACATTACGGGTGAATTTCGCCATGGAGCT CTGCCGGGACTCTTATCCTTGTCTACCAAATTCGTTCCAACTGTCATGAACCTTATGAAAAAACTAGCAGACGAGGGTGCAGATAACAATACTCGCAGAAATCCACCAAAAGGCGATTACAAGGCTGCTAATGATGGTAGTGCTGCATCTTCCAGTGCTTCATCAAATGTAAGTGTGCTTGACAACGGAACCAAACACAACAGAACTGAATACTCCAGTTCATCAAAATTCGAGTAG
- the LOC107464260 gene encoding protein ROOT HAIR DEFECTIVE 3 homolog 1 isoform X2 translates to MANNHCCSTQLIDGDGTFNVTGIESFMKEVKFSECGLSYAVVSIMGPQSSGKSTLLNNLFRTNFREMDAFKGRSQTTKGIWMARCTGIEPCTIVMDLEGTDGRERGEDDTAFEKQSALFALAVSDIVLINMWCHDIGREQAANKPLLKTVFQVMMRLFSPRKTTLLFVIRDKTRTPLENLEPVLREDIQKIWDSVPKPQAHKETPLSEFFNVEVTALSSYEEKEEQFKEQVANLRQRFQHSIAPGGLAGDRRGVVPASGFSFSAQQIWKVIKENKDLDLPAHKVMVATVRCEEIANEKYATFSANEEWCQLEEAVQSGPVQGFGKKLNSLLGACLSEYDLEATYFDEGVRSAKQKQLQEKLLQLVQPSFLSALGHIRSGIVDKFKDVFDKALNRGEGFSLAAKNCIESSMAQFDEACADVVIELADWDTSKVREKLRRDIDAHVASVRDAKLSELTSSYEEKLKEALSGPVEALLDEASGDTWSSIKKLLRRETESAVSGFSAALAGFDMDEDTRQKMISNIADYARGVVEGKARDEAGRVLIRMKDRFTMLFSHDTDSMPRVWTGKEDIRTITKTARSASLKLLSVMAVIRLDDGDTDNIEKTLAIALIDSSSSNVTDRSITTVDPLASSTWEKVPSSKTLITPVQCKSLWRQFKTETEYSVSQAISAQEANKRNNNWLPPPWAILALIILGFNEFMTLLSCRDSYPCLPNSFQLS, encoded by the exons ATGG CTAATAATCATTGCTGTTCAACTCAACTTATTGATGGAGATGGTACATTCAATGTAACTGGGATTGAAAGTTTCATGAAGGAGGTGAAATTTAGTGAATGTGGGCTTTCGTACGCTGTAGTTTCCATTATGGGTCCACAAAGTAGTG GCAAAAGCACGCTGTTAAACAATTTGTTTCGTACCAATTTCCGTGAGATGGATGCTTTTAAGGGAAG GTCTCAAACAACCAAAGGAATCTGGATGGCTAGATGTACTGGGATAGAGCCTTGTACCATTGTGATGGATTTGGAAGGAACAGATGGAAGAGAACGTGGAGAG gATGATACTGCATTTGAAAAGCAGAGTGCTTTATTTGCTCTTGCTGTCTCAGATATAGTGCTAATCAACAT GTGGTGTCATGACATTGGCCGTGAGCAAGCTGCTAATAAGCCACTCTTGAAAACTGTCTTTCAG GTTATGATGAGATTGTTTAGCCCACGCAAAACGACATTGTTGTTTGTCATACGTGACAAAACGCGG ACACCACTTGAAAATTTAGAACCTGTCTTGCGAGAAGATATTCAGAAG ATATGGGACTCGGTTCCTAAACCACAAGCCCACAAGGAAACCCCACTTAGTGAATTTTTTAAT GTTGAAGTTACTGCTCTTTCTAgttatgaagaaaaagaagagcaaTTTAAGGAGCAG GTTGCCAACTTGAGGCAACGATTCCAGCACTCCATCGCTCCTGGTGGGCTTGCAGGGGACAGGCGAGGAGTAGTTCCTGCATCGGGCTTTTCTTTTAGTGCTCAGCAAATCTGGAAAGTCATCAAAGAGAACAAGGACCTTGACCTTCCTGCACATAAG GTAATGGTTGCCACTGTCCGATGTGAAGAAATTGCCAACGAGAAATATGCCACTTTTTCTGCAAATGAG GAATGGTGCCAATTAGAAGAAGCCGTACAATCAGGCCCTGTTCAGGGGTTTGGAAAAAAACTCAATTCACTCCTAGGTGCTTGTTTGTCAGA GTATGATCTTGAAGCCACTTATTTTGATGAAGGTGTGAGATCtgcaaaacaaaaacaactccAAGAAAAATTGTTGCAA CTTGTCCAACCATCGTTCCTTTCTGCGCTGGGACATATAAGATCTGGAATAGTGGATAAATTCAAGGATGTATTTGACAAGGCTTTGAATAGAGGTGAAGGGTTTTCTTTGGCTGCCAAAAACTGCATTGAGTCTTCTATGGCTCAATTTGACGAAGCTTGCGCAG ATGTTGTAATTGAACTAGCAGACTGGGATACATCTAAAGTAAGGGAGAAACTGCGGCGTGACATTGATGCACATGTGGCATCTGTACGTGATGCTAAGCTTTCTGAACTGACTTCATCGTATGAG GAAAAACTTAAAGAAGCCTTGTCTGGACCTGTTGAAGCTCTTTTGGATGAAGCAAGTGGTGATACTTGGTCATCAATAAAGAAACTTCTTAGGCGTGAGACTGAATCAGCTGTCTCAGGGTTCTCTGCTGCACTTGCTGGGTTTGATATGGATGAAGATACGAGACAGAAAATGATTTCGAATATAGCAGATTATGCTAGGGGTGTAGTAGAAGGAAAGGCTAGGGATGAAGCTGGAAGAGTTCTAATCCGGATGAAGGATAG GTTTACGATGTTGTTTAGCCACGACACTGATTCAATGCCTCGTGTATGGACGGGCAAAGAAGATATCCGTACCATCACAAAGACTGCTCGCTCTGCT TCTTTGAAGTTACTGTCTGTCATGGCTGTTATTCGTTTGGATGATGGTGATACTGATAATATTGAGAAAACATTAGCCATTGCATTGATAGATTCATCAAGCAGTAATGTTACTGATAGGAGCATCACAACGGTTGATCCGCTAGCTTCTAGCACATGGGAAAAG GTACCATCCTCTAAGACATTGATTACACCTGTCCAATGCAAATCCTTGTGGAGGCAATTCAAGACAGAGACAGAATACAGTGTCTCTCAGGCCATTTCTGCACAG GAGGCCAACAAGCGTAATAACAACTGGTTACCTCCTCCATGGGCAATACTTGCTTTGATTATTCTTGGATTTAATGAATTTATGACACTCTTAAG CTGCCGGGACTCTTATCCTTGTCTACCAAATTCGTTCCAACTGTCATGA